The Dioscorea cayenensis subsp. rotundata cultivar TDr96_F1 chromosome 19, TDr96_F1_v2_PseudoChromosome.rev07_lg8_w22 25.fasta, whole genome shotgun sequence genome includes a window with the following:
- the LOC120250551 gene encoding glutaredoxin-C9-like: protein MEMEMMEMELQRRRYERVRRMASGNAVVVFSLSGCCMCHVVKRLLFGLGVGPTVYELDLESGGDEIQAVLFQLLMTTSNAGAGGGAVVPVVFVGGKLLGGLEKVMSCHINGTLVPLLKQAGALWL, encoded by the coding sequence atggagatggagatgatggaGATGGAGTTGCAGAGAAGAAGGTATGAGAGAGTGAGGAGAATGGCAAGTGGGAATGCAGTGGTGGTGTTTAGTTTGAGTGGGTGTTGCATGTGTCATGTGGTGAAGAGGCTGTTGTTTGGGCTTGGAGTTGGTCCTACTGTTTATGAGCTTGATTTGGAGAGTGGTGGGGATGAGATACAAGCAGTGTTGTTTCAGTTGTTGATGACCACGTCCAACGCCGGCGCCGGAGGTGGTGCCGTCGTTCCGGTGGTGTTTGTTGGTGGGAAGCTGCTTGGTGGGTTGGAGAAGGTCATGTCTTGCCATATTAATGGAACTCTTGTTCCTCTTCTCAAGCAAGCTGGTGCACTTTGGCTTTGA